In Ictidomys tridecemlineatus isolate mIctTri1 chromosome 16, mIctTri1.hap1, whole genome shotgun sequence, a single genomic region encodes these proteins:
- the Zxdc gene encoding zinc finger protein ZXDC isoform X8, whose translation MPGRGGPLFLRGGGTDAAAGPKMDLPALLAAPAARGGQHGGGGGGGPSRLRRGPGPPLSAGPGRRRLLLLRGPEDGGPEPRREEAPGPSPPPPEDGGDAFVVLLEVARGAAAEAPGRREAEPSPSASPAGRSEPPGPGSGPAAAPGAALAGAVALDRRDLLVRLDRGVFTLAPPPAPGPPAPRPPAPPGPAAAAGRRAPPGYRCPEPQCALAFAKKQQLQVHLLTHGGPQARRPFKCPLDGCGWAFTTSYKLKRHLQSHDKLRPFGCPVGGCGKKFTTVYNLKAHMRGHEQESLFKCEVCAERFPTHAKLSSHQRSHFEPERPYKCDFPGCEKTFITVSALFSHSRAHFREQELFPCSFPGCSKQYDKACRLKIHLRSHTGERPFICDSDSCGWTFTSMSKLLRHKRKHDDDRRFTCPVEGCGKSFTRAEHLKGHSITHLGTKPFECPVEGCCARFSARSSLYIHSKKHLQDVGAPKSRCPVSSCNRLFTSKHSMKAHVVRQHSQRPDLVPPLEAPSSLTPSSELSGPGQSELSSLDLAALFSEPPASGGAAAAGSEEALSSGILTIDVTSVSSSLGGTLPANSSSLGPMDPLVLVAHSDLPPSLESPLILGTAATVLPPGSFSVEDVHAVTTGPVGCLVALPVGQDPGALTSSGNLAAHATTPACSSVPELPAPVKVERDPPVASQQASHAPPPPASCSPPEQHSARGTEPAAGPGGLYLLCDVGLPRVPEYKWCVVTGPQESGGSARTDSRAVQLAQKKKEGAARRAGLFKADVPCRECHTVTAHRALGRETITGHGVPWTAHGEQARKGGSVEGTPRRQAELMSETSAFVDPVSDRELEGKRLQTGGWMVASPLGDLRMVLMNVPVILKK comes from the exons ATGCCCGGGAGGGGCGGACCGCTCTTCCTGCGAGGCGGCGGCACCGACGCCGCTGCTGGGCCCAAGATGGACCTCCCAGCCCTGCTCGCCGCCCCGGCCGCGCGCGGAGGCCAacatggcggcggcggcggcggcggccccaGCCGGCTACGCCGAGGCCCGGGGCCGCCTCTGAGCGCGGGCCCGGGCCGCCGCCGCCTGCTGCTGCTGCGGGGCCCGGAAGATGGCGGGCCCGAGCCGCGGCGTGAGGAGGCCCCGGGGCCCAGCCCGCCGCCCCCCGAGGACGGCGGCGACGCCTTCGTGGTGCTGCTGGAGGTGGCGCGCGGCGCCGCCGCCGAGGCCCCGGGAAGGCGGGAAGCCGAGCCCAGCCCGAGCGCGAGCCCCGCCGGCCGCTCCGAGCCGCCGGGCCCTGGCTCCGGCCCGGCCGCCGCCCCCGGCGCGGCCCTCGCCGGCGCCGTGGCCCTCGACCGCCGGGACCTGCTCGTGCGTCTCGATCGCGGCGTCTTCACGCTGGCGCCGCCGCCCGCGCCGGGGCCGCCCGCGCCGCGCCCGCCCGCGCCCCCgggccccgccgccgccgccggccgCCGCGCGCCCCCGGGCTACCGCTGCCCCGAGCCGCAGTGCGCGCTGGCCTTCGCCAAGAAGCAGCAGCTGCAGGTGCACCTGCTGACGCACGGCGGGCCCCAGGCGCGCCGGCCCTTCAAGTGCCCGCTGGACGGCTGCGGCTGGGCCTTCACCACCTCCTACAAGCTCAAGCGACACCTGCAGTCGCACGACAAGCTGCGCCCGTTCGGCTGCCCCGTGGGCGGCTGCGGCAAGAAGTTCACCACCGTGTACAACCTCAAGGCGCACATGCGCGGCCACGAGCAGGAGAGCCTCTTCAAGTGCGAGGTGTGCGCCGAGCGCTTCCCCACGCACGCCAAGCTCAGCTCGCACCAGCGCAGCCACTTCGAGCCCGAGCGGCCCTACAAGTGCGACTTTCCCG GCTGCGAGAAGACCTTCATCACCGTGAGCGCCCTGTTCTCCCACAGCCGTGCGCACTTCAGGGAGCAGGAGCTGTTCCCCTGCTCCTTCCCCGGGTGCAGCAAGCAGTACGACAAGGCCTGCCGCCTCAAGATCCACCTGAGAAGCCACACAG gTGAAAGACCATTTATATGTGACTCGGACAGTTGCGGCTGGACCTTCACCAGTATGTCCAAACTCCTGAGGCATAAAAG GAAACACGACGATGACCGGAGGTTCACCTGCCCCGTGGAAGGCTGTGGCAAGTCCTTCACCCGCGCAGAGCACCTGAAAGGGCACAGCATCACCCACCTGGGCACCAAGCCCTTCGAGTGCCCCGTGGAAG GGTGCTGTGCCAGGTTCTCCGCCCGCAGCAGTCTCTACATTCACTCCAAGAAGCACCTCCAGGACGTGGGTGCTCCCAAAAGCCGCTGCCCGGTGTCCAGCTGCAACAGACTCTTCACCTCCAAGCACAGCATGAAGGCGCACGTGGTGCGGCAGCACAGCCAGCGCCCAG ACCTGGTCCCTCCCCTGGAGGCGCCAAGTTCGCTCACCCCCAGCAGTGAGCTGAGTGGCCCCGGGCAGAGCGAGCTCAGCAGCTTGGACCTGGCCGCCCTGTTCTCAGAGCCACCCGCCAGCGGAGGTGCCGCAGCCGCGGGGTCAGAGGAGGCGCTGAGTTCTGGGATCCTCACCATCGACGTCACTTCCGTGAGCTCGTCCCTGGGAGGGACCCTGCCAGCCAACAGCAGCTCCTTGGGGCCCATGGATCCCCTGGTCCTGGTGGCCCACAGTGACCTTCCTCCAAGTCTGGAGAGCCCCCTCATCCTGGGGACAGCGGCCACAGTGCTCCCGCCGGGCAGCTTCAGCGTGGAGGACGTGCACGCGGTGACCACGGGACCCGTGGGCTGCCTGGTGGCCCTGCCCGTGGGCCAGGACCCAGGGGCTTTGACGTCCAGTGGCAACTTAGCAGCACACGCCACCACCCCGGCCTGCAGCAGCGTCCCCGAGCTGCCAGCCCCCGTCAAGGTGGAGAGGGACCCGCCTGTGGCCTCACAGCAGGCAAGCCACGCGCCACCCCCGCCCGCGTCCTGCAGCCCCCCAGAGCAGCACAGTGCCCGGGGCACAGAGCCCGCTGCCGGCCCCGGTGGCCTCTACCTG CTGTGTGACGTTGGGCTCCCTCGTGTCCCTGAGTACAAATGGTGTGTGGTGACTGGGCCCCAG GAAAGTGGGGGCTCAGCGAGAACTGATTCCCGGGCCGTGCAGCTagcccagaaaaaaaaggaaggagcgGCCCGCCGTGCAG GGCTTTTTAAAGCAGATGTCCCGTGTCGTGAGTGTCACACAGTCACCGCTCACCGGGCTTTGGGAAGGGAAACCATCACGGGTCATGGAGTGCCGTGGACAGCGCATGGAGAACAGGCAAGGAAGGGGGGGTCTGTAGAAGGGACCCCCAGGCGCCAGGCAGAGCTCATGTCGGAAACCAGCGCCTTCGTGGACCCGGTCAGTGACCGTGAACTTGAGGGAAAGAGACTGCAGACAGGCGGGTGGATGGTGGCCAGTCCCTTAGGTGACCTTAGAATGGTGCTCATGAACGTTCCCGTCATCCTTAAGAAATAA
- the Zxdc gene encoding zinc finger protein ZXDC isoform X12 → MPGRGGPLFLRGGGTDAAAGPKMDLPALLAAPAARGGQHGGGGGGGPSRLRRGPGPPLSAGPGRRRLLLLRGPEDGGPEPRREEAPGPSPPPPEDGGDAFVVLLEVARGAAAEAPGRREAEPSPSASPAGRSEPPGPGSGPAAAPGAALAGAVALDRRDLLVRLDRGVFTLAPPPAPGPPAPRPPAPPGPAAAAGRRAPPGYRCPEPQCALAFAKKQQLQVHLLTHGGPQARRPFKCPLDGCGWAFTTSYKLKRHLQSHDKLRPFGCPVGGCGKKFTTVYNLKAHMRGHEQESLFKCEVCAERFPTHAKLSSHQRSHFEPERPYKCDFPGCEKTFITVSALFSHSRAHFREQELFPCSFPGCSKQYDKACRLKIHLRSHTGERPFICDSDSCGWTFTSMSKLLRHKRKHDDDRRFTCPVEGCGKSFTRAEHLKGHSITHLGTKPFECPVEGCCARFSARSSLYIHSKKHLQDVGAPKSRCPVSSCNRLFTSKHSMKAHVVRQHSQRPDLVPPLEAPSSLTPSSELSGPGQSELSSLDLAALFSEPPASGGAAAAGSEEALSSGILTIDVTSVSSSLGGTLPANSSSLGPMDPLVLVAHSDLPPSLESPLILGTAATVLPPGSFSVEDVHAVTTGPVGCLVALPVGQDPGALTSSGNLAAHATTPACSSVPELPAPVKVERDPPVASQQASHAPPPPASCSPPEQHSARGTEPAAGPGGLYLLCDVGLPRVPEYKWCVVTGPQESGGSARTDSRAVQLAQKKKEGAARRAEAPESTQRKLRDGQHGPPCLQGGQSSCPRGSLPGPLGGPPGSALTAGLQCVQVPVLQEAPTDPGGTARPVAAQAPGSTINLRDLQ, encoded by the exons ATGCCCGGGAGGGGCGGACCGCTCTTCCTGCGAGGCGGCGGCACCGACGCCGCTGCTGGGCCCAAGATGGACCTCCCAGCCCTGCTCGCCGCCCCGGCCGCGCGCGGAGGCCAacatggcggcggcggcggcggcggccccaGCCGGCTACGCCGAGGCCCGGGGCCGCCTCTGAGCGCGGGCCCGGGCCGCCGCCGCCTGCTGCTGCTGCGGGGCCCGGAAGATGGCGGGCCCGAGCCGCGGCGTGAGGAGGCCCCGGGGCCCAGCCCGCCGCCCCCCGAGGACGGCGGCGACGCCTTCGTGGTGCTGCTGGAGGTGGCGCGCGGCGCCGCCGCCGAGGCCCCGGGAAGGCGGGAAGCCGAGCCCAGCCCGAGCGCGAGCCCCGCCGGCCGCTCCGAGCCGCCGGGCCCTGGCTCCGGCCCGGCCGCCGCCCCCGGCGCGGCCCTCGCCGGCGCCGTGGCCCTCGACCGCCGGGACCTGCTCGTGCGTCTCGATCGCGGCGTCTTCACGCTGGCGCCGCCGCCCGCGCCGGGGCCGCCCGCGCCGCGCCCGCCCGCGCCCCCgggccccgccgccgccgccggccgCCGCGCGCCCCCGGGCTACCGCTGCCCCGAGCCGCAGTGCGCGCTGGCCTTCGCCAAGAAGCAGCAGCTGCAGGTGCACCTGCTGACGCACGGCGGGCCCCAGGCGCGCCGGCCCTTCAAGTGCCCGCTGGACGGCTGCGGCTGGGCCTTCACCACCTCCTACAAGCTCAAGCGACACCTGCAGTCGCACGACAAGCTGCGCCCGTTCGGCTGCCCCGTGGGCGGCTGCGGCAAGAAGTTCACCACCGTGTACAACCTCAAGGCGCACATGCGCGGCCACGAGCAGGAGAGCCTCTTCAAGTGCGAGGTGTGCGCCGAGCGCTTCCCCACGCACGCCAAGCTCAGCTCGCACCAGCGCAGCCACTTCGAGCCCGAGCGGCCCTACAAGTGCGACTTTCCCG GCTGCGAGAAGACCTTCATCACCGTGAGCGCCCTGTTCTCCCACAGCCGTGCGCACTTCAGGGAGCAGGAGCTGTTCCCCTGCTCCTTCCCCGGGTGCAGCAAGCAGTACGACAAGGCCTGCCGCCTCAAGATCCACCTGAGAAGCCACACAG gTGAAAGACCATTTATATGTGACTCGGACAGTTGCGGCTGGACCTTCACCAGTATGTCCAAACTCCTGAGGCATAAAAG GAAACACGACGATGACCGGAGGTTCACCTGCCCCGTGGAAGGCTGTGGCAAGTCCTTCACCCGCGCAGAGCACCTGAAAGGGCACAGCATCACCCACCTGGGCACCAAGCCCTTCGAGTGCCCCGTGGAAG GGTGCTGTGCCAGGTTCTCCGCCCGCAGCAGTCTCTACATTCACTCCAAGAAGCACCTCCAGGACGTGGGTGCTCCCAAAAGCCGCTGCCCGGTGTCCAGCTGCAACAGACTCTTCACCTCCAAGCACAGCATGAAGGCGCACGTGGTGCGGCAGCACAGCCAGCGCCCAG ACCTGGTCCCTCCCCTGGAGGCGCCAAGTTCGCTCACCCCCAGCAGTGAGCTGAGTGGCCCCGGGCAGAGCGAGCTCAGCAGCTTGGACCTGGCCGCCCTGTTCTCAGAGCCACCCGCCAGCGGAGGTGCCGCAGCCGCGGGGTCAGAGGAGGCGCTGAGTTCTGGGATCCTCACCATCGACGTCACTTCCGTGAGCTCGTCCCTGGGAGGGACCCTGCCAGCCAACAGCAGCTCCTTGGGGCCCATGGATCCCCTGGTCCTGGTGGCCCACAGTGACCTTCCTCCAAGTCTGGAGAGCCCCCTCATCCTGGGGACAGCGGCCACAGTGCTCCCGCCGGGCAGCTTCAGCGTGGAGGACGTGCACGCGGTGACCACGGGACCCGTGGGCTGCCTGGTGGCCCTGCCCGTGGGCCAGGACCCAGGGGCTTTGACGTCCAGTGGCAACTTAGCAGCACACGCCACCACCCCGGCCTGCAGCAGCGTCCCCGAGCTGCCAGCCCCCGTCAAGGTGGAGAGGGACCCGCCTGTGGCCTCACAGCAGGCAAGCCACGCGCCACCCCCGCCCGCGTCCTGCAGCCCCCCAGAGCAGCACAGTGCCCGGGGCACAGAGCCCGCTGCCGGCCCCGGTGGCCTCTACCTG CTGTGTGACGTTGGGCTCCCTCGTGTCCCTGAGTACAAATGGTGTGTGGTGACTGGGCCCCAG GAAAGTGGGGGCTCAGCGAGAACTGATTCCCGGGCCGTGCAGCTagcccagaaaaaaaaggaaggagcgGCCCGCCGTGCAG AAGCCCCCGAATCCACTCAGAGGAAACTCAGAGATGGCCAACAtgggcctccctgcctccagggagGCCAAAGCAGCTGTCCACGTGGGAGCCTCCCCGGGCCCCTCGGAGGTCCACCAGGGTCCGCTCTGACAGCCGGGCTCCAGTGCGTCCAGGTTCCGGTCCTGCAG GAGGCCCCTACAGACCCCGGAGGCACTGCCCGGCCAGTGGCTGCACAGGCCCCAGGAAGCACCATCAACCTCAGGGACCTGCAGTGA
- the Zxdc gene encoding zinc finger protein ZXDC isoform X14, which produces MPGRGGPLFLRGGGTDAAAGPKMDLPALLAAPAARGGQHGGGGGGGPSRLRRGPGPPLSAGPGRRRLLLLRGPEDGGPEPRREEAPGPSPPPPEDGGDAFVVLLEVARGAAAEAPGRREAEPSPSASPAGRSEPPGPGSGPAAAPGAALAGAVALDRRDLLVRLDRGVFTLAPPPAPGPPAPRPPAPPGPAAAAGRRAPPGYRCPEPQCALAFAKKQQLQVHLLTHGGPQARRPFKCPLDGCGWAFTTSYKLKRHLQSHDKLRPFGCPVGGCGKKFTTVYNLKAHMRGHEQESLFKCEVCAERFPTHAKLSSHQRSHFEPERPYKCDFPGCEKTFITVSALFSHSRAHFREQELFPCSFPGCSKQYDKACRLKIHLRSHTGERPFICDSDSCGWTFTSMSKLLRHKRKHDDDRRFTCPVEGCGKSFTRAEHLKGHSITHLGTKPFECPVEGCCARFSARSSLYIHSKKHLQDVGAPKSRCPVSSCNRLFTSKHSMKAHVVRQHSQRPDLVPPLEAPSSLTPSSELSGPGQSELSSLDLAALFSEPPASGGAAAAGSEEALSSGILTIDVTSVSSSLGGTLPANSSSLGPMDPLVLVAHSDLPPSLESPLILGTAATVLPPGSFSVEDVHAVTTGPVGCLVALPVGQDPGALTSSGNLAAHATTPACSSVPELPAPVKVERDPPVASQQASHAPPPPASCSPPEQHSARGTEPAAGPGGLYLESGGSARTDSRAVQLAQKKKEGAARRAASAVAVTMHNEDSPSPQPASCFTVTATPSLHAQESSGGHCPLALRGLPGLLTTEGNQDQSPKARRT; this is translated from the exons ATGCCCGGGAGGGGCGGACCGCTCTTCCTGCGAGGCGGCGGCACCGACGCCGCTGCTGGGCCCAAGATGGACCTCCCAGCCCTGCTCGCCGCCCCGGCCGCGCGCGGAGGCCAacatggcggcggcggcggcggcggccccaGCCGGCTACGCCGAGGCCCGGGGCCGCCTCTGAGCGCGGGCCCGGGCCGCCGCCGCCTGCTGCTGCTGCGGGGCCCGGAAGATGGCGGGCCCGAGCCGCGGCGTGAGGAGGCCCCGGGGCCCAGCCCGCCGCCCCCCGAGGACGGCGGCGACGCCTTCGTGGTGCTGCTGGAGGTGGCGCGCGGCGCCGCCGCCGAGGCCCCGGGAAGGCGGGAAGCCGAGCCCAGCCCGAGCGCGAGCCCCGCCGGCCGCTCCGAGCCGCCGGGCCCTGGCTCCGGCCCGGCCGCCGCCCCCGGCGCGGCCCTCGCCGGCGCCGTGGCCCTCGACCGCCGGGACCTGCTCGTGCGTCTCGATCGCGGCGTCTTCACGCTGGCGCCGCCGCCCGCGCCGGGGCCGCCCGCGCCGCGCCCGCCCGCGCCCCCgggccccgccgccgccgccggccgCCGCGCGCCCCCGGGCTACCGCTGCCCCGAGCCGCAGTGCGCGCTGGCCTTCGCCAAGAAGCAGCAGCTGCAGGTGCACCTGCTGACGCACGGCGGGCCCCAGGCGCGCCGGCCCTTCAAGTGCCCGCTGGACGGCTGCGGCTGGGCCTTCACCACCTCCTACAAGCTCAAGCGACACCTGCAGTCGCACGACAAGCTGCGCCCGTTCGGCTGCCCCGTGGGCGGCTGCGGCAAGAAGTTCACCACCGTGTACAACCTCAAGGCGCACATGCGCGGCCACGAGCAGGAGAGCCTCTTCAAGTGCGAGGTGTGCGCCGAGCGCTTCCCCACGCACGCCAAGCTCAGCTCGCACCAGCGCAGCCACTTCGAGCCCGAGCGGCCCTACAAGTGCGACTTTCCCG GCTGCGAGAAGACCTTCATCACCGTGAGCGCCCTGTTCTCCCACAGCCGTGCGCACTTCAGGGAGCAGGAGCTGTTCCCCTGCTCCTTCCCCGGGTGCAGCAAGCAGTACGACAAGGCCTGCCGCCTCAAGATCCACCTGAGAAGCCACACAG gTGAAAGACCATTTATATGTGACTCGGACAGTTGCGGCTGGACCTTCACCAGTATGTCCAAACTCCTGAGGCATAAAAG GAAACACGACGATGACCGGAGGTTCACCTGCCCCGTGGAAGGCTGTGGCAAGTCCTTCACCCGCGCAGAGCACCTGAAAGGGCACAGCATCACCCACCTGGGCACCAAGCCCTTCGAGTGCCCCGTGGAAG GGTGCTGTGCCAGGTTCTCCGCCCGCAGCAGTCTCTACATTCACTCCAAGAAGCACCTCCAGGACGTGGGTGCTCCCAAAAGCCGCTGCCCGGTGTCCAGCTGCAACAGACTCTTCACCTCCAAGCACAGCATGAAGGCGCACGTGGTGCGGCAGCACAGCCAGCGCCCAG ACCTGGTCCCTCCCCTGGAGGCGCCAAGTTCGCTCACCCCCAGCAGTGAGCTGAGTGGCCCCGGGCAGAGCGAGCTCAGCAGCTTGGACCTGGCCGCCCTGTTCTCAGAGCCACCCGCCAGCGGAGGTGCCGCAGCCGCGGGGTCAGAGGAGGCGCTGAGTTCTGGGATCCTCACCATCGACGTCACTTCCGTGAGCTCGTCCCTGGGAGGGACCCTGCCAGCCAACAGCAGCTCCTTGGGGCCCATGGATCCCCTGGTCCTGGTGGCCCACAGTGACCTTCCTCCAAGTCTGGAGAGCCCCCTCATCCTGGGGACAGCGGCCACAGTGCTCCCGCCGGGCAGCTTCAGCGTGGAGGACGTGCACGCGGTGACCACGGGACCCGTGGGCTGCCTGGTGGCCCTGCCCGTGGGCCAGGACCCAGGGGCTTTGACGTCCAGTGGCAACTTAGCAGCACACGCCACCACCCCGGCCTGCAGCAGCGTCCCCGAGCTGCCAGCCCCCGTCAAGGTGGAGAGGGACCCGCCTGTGGCCTCACAGCAGGCAAGCCACGCGCCACCCCCGCCCGCGTCCTGCAGCCCCCCAGAGCAGCACAGTGCCCGGGGCACAGAGCCCGCTGCCGGCCCCGGTGGCCTCTACCTG GAAAGTGGGGGCTCAGCGAGAACTGATTCCCGGGCCGTGCAGCTagcccagaaaaaaaaggaaggagcgGCCCGCCGTGCAG cATCAGCGGTGGCAGTGACAATGCATAATGAAGATAGCCCAAGCCCACAGCCTGCCTCGTGCTTCACGGTGACAGCAACGCCCTCGCTCCACGCACAGGAATCCTCGGGTGGCCATTGTCCCCTGGCATTGCGCGGCCTCCCGGGGCTGCTGACCACTGAAGGAAACCAGGACCAGTCACCAAAGGCCAGGCGAACCTAA